In Pengzhenrongella sicca, a single genomic region encodes these proteins:
- a CDS encoding ATP-binding protein has product MRRRVLQATIAAVTVAVVLLGFPLAFLGAQYSRDNEVQELNNRAAQLASTIDFRDSRAILMTDTMLEPFTGSATTLPASVLVVQPDGERLQAGVPIAGKSLSAQATASTGALVILTTSWWDVFWLSARVVLLVVVAAVIAFGAGIAMAMWQANRLAAPLVYLAASAEQLGSGQVRPRLEPSGVEEIDLVAAELARSADRMAGRLAAERQFASDASHQLRTPLTALSMRLEEISAASDSPDVRDEARIALEQVDRLVAVVDDLLSRSKSAQGGTTEAVLLIEVIRQQEEEWAPSFVAAGRRLVLDVAEDVKVLATPGALAQAIATLIENSLKHGGGTTTVRSRPSGPRGAMVIEVADEGAGVPDDLAPRIFERGMTSGAGTGLGLALARDLVAADGGRIELAQRRPAVFAVFLAGVPKSLDPDVVLPRGSRVSIGKLRGWR; this is encoded by the coding sequence GTGCGCCGGCGGGTACTGCAGGCGACGATCGCGGCGGTCACCGTCGCGGTGGTGCTGCTCGGCTTCCCGCTCGCCTTCCTCGGCGCGCAGTACTCGCGCGACAACGAGGTGCAGGAGCTGAACAACCGCGCGGCGCAGCTCGCGTCGACGATCGACTTCCGCGACTCGCGCGCGATCCTGATGACCGACACGATGCTCGAGCCTTTCACCGGCAGCGCGACGACGCTGCCGGCGTCGGTCCTGGTCGTGCAGCCGGACGGCGAACGCCTGCAGGCCGGCGTGCCGATCGCAGGCAAGTCGCTCTCCGCCCAGGCGACCGCGAGCACGGGGGCGCTCGTCATCCTCACCACCTCCTGGTGGGACGTGTTCTGGCTCAGCGCCCGCGTCGTGCTGCTCGTCGTCGTCGCCGCCGTCATCGCGTTCGGCGCGGGCATCGCGATGGCGATGTGGCAGGCGAACCGGCTGGCGGCGCCGCTGGTCTATCTCGCGGCCTCCGCGGAACAGCTGGGCTCGGGGCAGGTCCGTCCGCGGCTCGAGCCGTCCGGCGTCGAGGAGATCGACCTGGTCGCGGCGGAGCTGGCGCGCAGCGCGGACCGCATGGCGGGCCGGCTCGCGGCGGAGCGGCAGTTCGCGTCGGACGCGTCGCACCAGCTGCGGACGCCGCTGACCGCCCTGTCGATGCGCCTGGAGGAGATCTCGGCGGCGTCGGACAGCCCCGACGTGCGCGACGAGGCCCGGATCGCGCTCGAGCAGGTCGACCGGCTGGTGGCGGTCGTCGACGACCTGCTCTCGCGGTCCAAGAGCGCGCAGGGCGGCACCACAGAGGCGGTGCTGCTCATCGAGGTGATCCGTCAGCAGGAGGAGGAGTGGGCGCCGTCGTTCGTCGCGGCCGGCCGCCGGCTCGTGCTCGACGTCGCGGAGGACGTCAAGGTGCTCGCGACGCCGGGCGCGCTCGCCCAGGCCATCGCGACGCTCATCGAGAACTCGCTCAAGCACGGGGGCGGCACGACGACGGTCCGCTCGCGCCCGAGCGGGCCGCGCGGAGCGATGGTGATCGAGGTCGCGGACGAGGGCGCGGGCGTCCCGGACGACCTGGCGCCGCGGATCTTCGAACGGGGCATGACGTCGGGCGCCGGGACGGGCCTCGGCCTCGCTCTCGCCCGGGACCTCGTCGCGGCCGACGGCGGGCGGATCGAGCTGGCGCAGCGGCGCCCCGCCGTCTTCGCGGTGTTCCTCGCCGGGGTGCCGAAGTCGCTGGACCCCGACGTCGTGCTGCCGCGCGGGTCACGGGTCTCGATCGGCAAGCTGCGCGGCTGGCGCTGA
- a CDS encoding GtrA family protein: protein MSPAGPVAKLALIRGTLRGHFRLPEVRTRLTTLLRFSSVGTMAFLVDLAAFNLLSFGPGTLLGDQPLTAKAAAVGISTVFAWLGSRYWTFSDRRQDSRGRELVTFALVNAGGMVVSVGCLAISHYGLGLTSALADNISANVVGMVLGTIFRFYFYRRVVFTGEPTALLREAAASRLGAGRLVRDPLAESAHT from the coding sequence GTGTCCCCCGCCGGCCCCGTGGCCAAACTCGCCCTGATTCGGGGAACTCTGCGTGGACACTTCCGGTTGCCCGAGGTCCGCACCCGGCTCACGACGCTGCTCCGATTCAGCTCGGTCGGCACGATGGCGTTCCTCGTCGATCTGGCCGCCTTCAACCTGCTCAGTTTCGGGCCGGGCACGCTGCTGGGCGACCAGCCCCTGACGGCCAAGGCCGCGGCGGTCGGCATCTCGACCGTGTTCGCCTGGCTCGGCAGCCGGTACTGGACCTTCTCGGACCGCCGCCAGGACTCGCGGGGGCGCGAGCTCGTCACGTTCGCGCTCGTCAACGCCGGCGGCATGGTCGTCAGCGTCGGGTGCCTCGCGATCTCGCACTACGGGCTCGGGCTCACGTCGGCGCTCGCGGACAACATCTCGGCCAACGTCGTCGGCATGGTGCTGGGGACGATCTTCCGCTTCTACTTCTACCGGCGCGTGGTGTTCACCGGGGAGCCGACGGCGCTGCTGCGCGAGGCCGCCGCGTCCCGGCTCGGCGCCGGGCGGCTCGTCCGCGATCCCCTGGCCGAGTCCGCGCACACGTAG
- a CDS encoding 5-(carboxyamino)imidazole ribonucleotide synthase, which yields MAAPVVAVVGGGQLARMMAPAATALGVHLRALVEDATSSAAQVIPDAPVGAARDEAALRALVAGSSGPAAGRPADVLTFEHEQVPNALLEQLAREGHAVRPSAAALVHAQDKIVMRRRLTELGVPCPRWAELPDLAALETFLVAVGGTAVVKTARGGYDGKGVRVVHSAEDVADWFESSYGPDGTGIPLLVEEKVPFTRELAVLVARRPSGQVRAWPVVESVQVDGVCAEVIAPAPGLAPEVARAATSLAVTIAAGLGVTGVLAVELFEVPGDGGGPPTVVVNELAMRPHNSGHWTIEGSVTSQFEQHLRAVLDLPLGQTSARQPWAVMANVLGSGHAELTDALAAVTALDAGAKVQLYGKSVRPGRKLGHVTVLGDDLVEVRARAQAAAAILAG from the coding sequence GTGGCAGCTCCCGTGGTGGCAGTGGTGGGCGGCGGGCAGCTCGCCCGCATGATGGCGCCGGCGGCGACCGCGCTGGGGGTGCACCTGCGTGCCCTGGTCGAGGACGCGACGTCGTCGGCCGCCCAGGTCATCCCGGACGCGCCCGTCGGCGCGGCGCGCGACGAGGCCGCGCTCCGCGCGCTTGTCGCCGGCAGCAGCGGCCCCGCGGCCGGCCGGCCGGCGGACGTCCTGACGTTCGAGCACGAGCAGGTGCCGAACGCGCTGCTGGAGCAGCTCGCCCGCGAGGGGCACGCGGTGCGGCCCAGCGCGGCGGCCCTCGTGCACGCGCAGGACAAGATCGTGATGCGGCGCAGGCTCACCGAGCTCGGCGTGCCCTGCCCGCGATGGGCGGAGCTGCCGGATCTCGCGGCGCTCGAGACCTTCCTCGTCGCCGTCGGCGGGACCGCCGTCGTCAAGACCGCCCGGGGCGGCTACGACGGCAAGGGCGTGCGGGTCGTGCACTCGGCCGAGGACGTCGCGGACTGGTTCGAGTCCTCCTACGGCCCGGACGGCACGGGGATCCCGCTGCTCGTGGAGGAGAAGGTGCCGTTCACTCGCGAGCTCGCGGTGCTCGTGGCGCGGCGACCGTCCGGGCAGGTGCGCGCGTGGCCGGTCGTGGAGTCGGTGCAGGTCGACGGCGTGTGCGCGGAGGTCATCGCGCCGGCGCCCGGCCTCGCGCCCGAGGTCGCGCGCGCCGCGACGTCGCTCGCGGTGACGATCGCCGCGGGGCTCGGGGTGACCGGAGTGCTCGCGGTCGAGCTGTTCGAGGTGCCGGGCGACGGCGGGGGTCCGCCGACCGTCGTCGTGAACGAGCTCGCCATGCGCCCGCACAACAGCGGCCACTGGACGATCGAGGGCTCGGTGACCAGCCAGTTCGAGCAGCACCTGCGCGCAGTGCTCGACCTGCCGCTCGGGCAGACGTCGGCGCGGCAGCCGTGGGCGGTGATGGCCAACGTGCTCGGCAGTGGTCACGCCGAGCTCACCGACGCGCTCGCTGCGGTGACGGCCCTCGACGCCGGCGCGAAGGTCCAGCTCTACGGCAAGTCAGTCCGGCCGGGCCGCAAACTCGGGCACGTCACGGTGCTCGGTGACGACCTCGTCGAGGTCCGGGCCCGCGCCCAGGCCGCCGCGGCGATCCTCGCCGGTTAG
- a CDS encoding GtrA family protein, with amino-acid sequence MSDAAARPALRRRVRAVRTRIAELGRFGSVGAVAYVVDLGLFNLLRFGPGELLEAKPLTAKVVSVAAATIVAWLGNRYWTFSDRRTASRGRELAGFVVVNLGGLVIGVGCLAFSHYVLGLTSALADNVSANVVGLALGTAFRYVAYRRLVFTGSGPAAEAPAAEVPAADIPAADGGARA; translated from the coding sequence CTGTCCGACGCCGCAGCGCGCCCCGCCCTGCGTCGACGCGTGCGCGCGGTGCGCACCCGGATCGCCGAGCTTGGCCGGTTCGGTTCCGTGGGCGCGGTCGCCTACGTCGTCGACCTCGGGCTGTTCAACCTGCTCAGGTTCGGGCCCGGCGAGCTCCTCGAGGCCAAGCCGCTGACCGCGAAGGTCGTGTCGGTGGCGGCCGCGACGATCGTCGCGTGGCTGGGCAACCGCTACTGGACCTTCTCAGACCGGCGCACGGCCTCCCGCGGGCGCGAGCTGGCCGGGTTCGTCGTCGTCAATCTCGGCGGCCTCGTGATCGGCGTGGGCTGCCTTGCGTTCTCGCACTACGTGCTGGGCCTGACCTCGGCGCTGGCCGACAACGTGTCCGCCAACGTCGTCGGCCTCGCGCTCGGCACGGCGTTTCGCTACGTCGCCTACCGGCGCCTCGTGTTCACGGGCTCCGGACCGGCGGCCGAGGCCCCGGCCGCCGAGGTCCCGGCTGCCGATATCCCCGCCGCCGACGGCGGCGCGCGCGCCTAA
- the purE gene encoding 5-(carboxyamino)imidazole ribonucleotide mutase, whose amino-acid sequence MGVRDTAARAAQVGIVMGSDSDWPVMRAAADALADFGVDIEVDVVSAHRQPDKMLAYGRTAADRGLRVLIAGAGGAAHLPGMLAAVTPLPVIGVPVPLAVLDGLDSLLSIVQMPGGVPVAAVAVGGARNAGLLAVRILAAGVDDDAARLRAAMLAFQIGLRDEATAKGERLRAQYGAGHRGQPTGFSA is encoded by the coding sequence ATGGGCGTACGAGACACCGCCGCGCGAGCCGCGCAGGTCGGGATCGTCATGGGGTCGGACTCCGACTGGCCGGTCATGCGGGCCGCCGCCGACGCGCTCGCCGACTTCGGCGTCGACATCGAGGTCGACGTCGTGTCTGCCCACCGCCAGCCCGACAAGATGCTCGCGTACGGTCGCACCGCCGCCGATCGCGGCCTGCGGGTCCTGATCGCGGGGGCCGGCGGGGCGGCGCACCTGCCGGGCATGCTCGCCGCCGTCACTCCGCTCCCGGTGATCGGCGTGCCAGTGCCGCTCGCCGTCCTCGACGGCCTCGACTCGCTGCTGTCGATCGTGCAGATGCCCGGCGGCGTCCCGGTCGCCGCGGTCGCCGTCGGCGGCGCTCGCAACGCGGGCCTGCTCGCGGTGCGCATCCTGGCGGCGGGGGTCGACGACGACGCCGCTCGCCTGCGGGCGGCGATGCTCGCCTTCCAGATCGGGCTGCGCGACGAGGCGACAGCCAAGGGGGAGCGGCTGCGTGCGCAGTACGGCGCCGGCCACCGCGGGCAGCCCACCGGCTTCAGCGCCTGA
- a CDS encoding acyltransferase family protein, whose product MPLVTMSPSAPSAAPHATAPAAAGRQFSRARPGARLAALDGLRFLAAAAVVTYHFTVRNSQAWGQSPAQVFPNFGEWAVYGALGPELFFVISGFVILMTAWGKSVSDVVASRVARLFPAYWAAVLLTGVLLLWLWPGGKEVTPGQVAVNLTMLQSLFDVGNVDGVYWTLWAELRFYALILLLVGVGITRRRVMACAALWPAAALLAHAGGPQWLRTLLICEYAPLFAAGMVLFVIRREGSSWAAWLLVAANTVAAVWLVVPDQLARQARNADIVPSGSIIGAVVVGSIALVGVVTLTRVSRVAWPWLTTLGALTFPLYLVHEHWGWWAITHLPAGLPPFVTLAMATAFTLALAAGIHYGIERTVGPRLRCAVKSGLTREPAAPRA is encoded by the coding sequence ATGCCACTTGTCACCATGAGCCCCTCGGCGCCCTCAGCCGCACCACACGCGACCGCTCCGGCGGCGGCCGGGAGGCAGTTCTCGCGGGCACGGCCCGGCGCTCGGTTGGCCGCGCTCGACGGACTACGGTTCCTCGCGGCGGCGGCCGTCGTGACGTATCACTTCACCGTCCGGAACTCCCAAGCCTGGGGCCAGTCGCCCGCGCAGGTGTTCCCGAACTTCGGCGAGTGGGCGGTCTACGGCGCGCTCGGCCCCGAGCTGTTCTTCGTGATCAGCGGGTTCGTGATCCTGATGACCGCCTGGGGCAAGTCGGTCAGCGACGTGGTCGCCTCACGCGTCGCCCGCTTGTTCCCCGCGTACTGGGCGGCAGTGCTGCTGACCGGCGTGCTGCTGTTGTGGCTGTGGCCCGGCGGCAAGGAGGTCACGCCCGGTCAGGTCGCGGTGAACCTGACGATGCTGCAGAGCCTGTTCGACGTCGGCAACGTCGACGGCGTGTATTGGACGCTGTGGGCCGAGCTCAGGTTCTACGCGCTCATCCTGCTGCTCGTCGGCGTCGGCATCACGCGACGCCGGGTGATGGCCTGCGCGGCGCTCTGGCCCGCGGCGGCGCTGCTGGCGCACGCGGGCGGGCCGCAGTGGCTGCGGACGCTGCTGATCTGCGAGTACGCGCCCCTTTTCGCTGCCGGGATGGTGCTCTTCGTGATCCGCCGCGAGGGCAGCTCCTGGGCCGCCTGGCTGCTCGTCGCGGCGAACACGGTCGCCGCGGTCTGGCTCGTCGTGCCCGACCAGCTGGCCCGGCAGGCGCGCAACGCCGACATCGTGCCGTCCGGCTCGATCATCGGCGCGGTCGTCGTCGGCTCCATCGCGCTCGTCGGCGTCGTCACGCTCACGCGCGTCTCTCGCGTCGCGTGGCCGTGGCTGACGACCCTCGGCGCGCTGACGTTCCCGCTCTACCTCGTGCACGAGCACTGGGGCTGGTGGGCGATCACGCATCTGCCCGCAGGCCTGCCGCCGTTCGTCACCCTTGCGATGGCGACCGCGTTCACGCTCGCCCTCGCCGCCGGCATCCACTACGGCATCGAGCGCACGGTCGGGCCGCGGCTGCGCTGTGCCGTGAAGTCGGGCCTGACGCGCGAACCCGCGGCGCCGCGGGCATAG
- a CDS encoding EAL domain-containing response regulator, translated as MPRLLERFSTMSVLIVDDNEANVALVRALLMNEGIHRITAETDSRRVAGRLAAIDPDLVLLDLYMPHLDGHAVLEQIVRFAAGSYLPVLVLTADSTRQSRDLALSKGARDFLTKPLDTVEFGLRVANLLETRQLHTAIRRAVGGGPAVPQATEGELARMRDRVETVIQDGSITPVFQRVAELGTRATVGHEALARFARPHEHGPAGWFRDAFTVGHGIELELDAVTRALPFLDDDAGTFLAVNMAPATVLQLRRGDLEDRPVDRIVIELTEHAPVEDYAAVRRALASMRADGLRLAVDDVGSGYAGFQHILALEPDIIKLDISLINGIERSRMQRALASALVAFATDIAAVVIAEGVETAAELEVLGDIGVPWGQGYFLGRPEPARAVRA; from the coding sequence ATGCCTAGGCTGCTTGAGCGGTTCTCGACGATGAGCGTGCTCATCGTCGATGACAACGAGGCCAACGTGGCGCTCGTGCGGGCGCTGCTCATGAACGAGGGCATCCATCGCATTACGGCGGAGACGGACTCGCGTCGCGTAGCGGGCCGGCTTGCCGCGATCGACCCGGACCTGGTGCTCCTGGACCTGTACATGCCGCACCTCGACGGCCACGCCGTGCTCGAGCAGATCGTCCGGTTCGCGGCGGGGAGCTACCTGCCGGTGCTGGTCCTGACCGCGGACTCGACCCGGCAGAGCCGAGATCTGGCGCTGAGCAAGGGCGCCCGGGACTTCCTGACCAAGCCGCTCGACACCGTCGAGTTCGGGCTGCGGGTCGCGAACCTGCTGGAGACGCGCCAGCTGCACACGGCGATCCGGCGCGCCGTCGGCGGCGGTCCCGCCGTCCCGCAGGCCACCGAGGGCGAGCTGGCCAGGATGCGGGACCGCGTCGAGACCGTCATCCAGGACGGGAGCATCACGCCCGTGTTCCAGCGCGTCGCTGAGCTCGGCACGCGCGCGACCGTCGGCCACGAGGCGCTGGCCCGGTTCGCCCGCCCGCACGAGCACGGCCCGGCGGGCTGGTTCCGGGACGCGTTCACGGTGGGCCACGGCATCGAGCTCGAGCTCGACGCGGTCACCCGGGCCCTGCCGTTCCTCGACGACGACGCGGGCACGTTCCTCGCCGTCAACATGGCCCCGGCGACCGTGCTCCAGCTGCGTCGGGGTGACCTGGAGGACCGGCCGGTCGACCGGATCGTCATCGAGCTCACCGAGCACGCGCCGGTCGAGGACTACGCCGCCGTGCGGCGCGCGCTCGCGAGCATGCGCGCGGACGGCCTGCGGCTCGCCGTCGACGACGTCGGCTCGGGGTATGCCGGATTCCAGCACATCCTCGCGCTCGAACCCGACATCATCAAGCTGGACATCTCGCTCATCAACGGGATCGAGCGGAGCCGGATGCAACGCGCGCTGGCGAGCGCGCTCGTGGCGTTCGCGACCGACATCGCCGCCGTGGTCATCGCCGAGGGGGTCGAGACGGCCGCGGAGCTCGAGGTGCTCGGCGACATCGGGGTGCCGTGGGGGCAGGGGTACTTCCTCGGGCGCCCCGAGCCCGCCCGGGCGGTGCGCGCCTGA
- a CDS encoding LCP family protein: MAVVVVALLAWPIGMLVWANGKIEHVDALSGVANTPGTTYLIAGSDSRADGTIEDTTTPGARTDTIMLLHVPPSGPAALISLPRDTYVEIPGHDAGKLNASFSLGGAPLLVTTVETLTGIHVDHYAEIGFGGVEQVVDAAGGVNLCLESPPLSFPLNDVNSGLVWDAPGCKDVAGPMALAFARMRYSDPTSDIGRAQRQQQLISAVTGAVAKPSLALQPAKQVRLVSAGLGALFVSNGTNIVDLGRLALAFRSATGPGGITGTPPILSIDYRPGGVGSTVELDPDTSPAFFTAIMTGTLPAGAVGGMPGA; this comes from the coding sequence GTGGCAGTCGTCGTCGTGGCGCTCCTCGCCTGGCCTATCGGCATGCTCGTGTGGGCCAACGGCAAGATCGAGCACGTGGACGCGTTGTCCGGCGTGGCGAACACCCCCGGCACGACGTACCTCATCGCCGGCTCCGACTCTCGCGCTGACGGCACCATCGAGGACACCACCACTCCCGGCGCCCGCACGGACACGATCATGCTGCTGCACGTCCCGCCCAGCGGGCCAGCGGCACTGATCAGCCTCCCGCGCGACACCTATGTCGAGATTCCCGGCCACGATGCCGGCAAGCTCAACGCGTCATTCTCGCTGGGGGGCGCGCCGCTGCTCGTCACGACCGTCGAGACGCTCACGGGAATCCACGTCGACCACTACGCCGAGATCGGGTTCGGCGGGGTCGAACAGGTGGTCGACGCCGCCGGCGGCGTCAATCTCTGCCTCGAGAGCCCGCCGCTGTCCTTCCCCCTAAACGACGTGAACTCCGGGCTGGTCTGGGACGCGCCCGGCTGCAAGGACGTCGCCGGGCCGATGGCCCTCGCCTTCGCGCGCATGCGGTACTCCGACCCGACCTCCGACATCGGCCGCGCGCAGCGCCAGCAGCAGCTCATCTCGGCCGTCACCGGGGCGGTCGCCAAGCCGTCGCTGGCGCTCCAGCCGGCCAAGCAGGTCCGGCTCGTGTCCGCCGGCCTCGGCGCACTCTTCGTGAGCAACGGCACGAACATCGTCGACCTCGGCCGCCTTGCGCTCGCCTTCAGAAGCGCGACCGGTCCGGGCGGCATCACCGGCACGCCGCCGATCCTGAGCATCGACTACCGGCCGGGAGGCGTGGGCTCGACGGTCGAGCTGGACCCGGACACGAGCCCGGCGTTCTTCACGGCGATCATGACGGGCACGCTGCCGGCGGGTGCCGTCGGCGGGATGCCCGGGGCCTGA
- a CDS encoding LCP family protein translates to MPSPHAASARPRATRHARRPESHRVVRTIALLVTAVLAFSITGAATAYTRLQSNITSANVVDLLGDDRPEQAATPDPNDPNAGQALNILLMGSDVRDGENAEIGGDVSGMRSDTTIVLHLSADRTRADLVSIPRDTLVDIPACARSDGTTSEAQDGQFNAAFSIGSESGQVSDAAACAIRTVEENTGVFINEFVVIDFAGFTRMVDALGGVPICIPNDMSSPKAGLELTAGQQTLDGVTALAYARARTGTGVGDGSDTNRLGRQQQLLAAMVRTVQSQNLLTDLPNLLQFLNAATSSITASTTLASIPNLTGLAFSLRGTASSNITFMTIPFAAAPSDPNRVVMTDEADAIWAALAADQPITPAAEPVAPVDPAATPDPSADASVEQETPVPGKDAITAETVTAVCG, encoded by the coding sequence GTGCCCTCACCCCACGCAGCCTCGGCGCGCCCACGCGCCACGCGCCATGCCCGACGGCCGGAGTCGCACCGGGTCGTCCGAACCATCGCGCTCCTGGTCACCGCAGTGCTGGCCTTCAGCATCACCGGGGCCGCGACGGCATACACGAGGCTTCAGTCCAACATCACGTCGGCGAACGTGGTCGACCTGCTCGGCGACGACCGCCCCGAGCAGGCAGCCACGCCTGACCCCAACGATCCGAACGCCGGGCAGGCTCTGAACATCTTGCTGATGGGCTCGGACGTTCGGGACGGCGAGAACGCGGAGATCGGCGGCGACGTCTCCGGGATGCGCTCCGACACCACGATCGTGCTGCACCTGTCTGCCGACCGGACGCGTGCGGACCTCGTCTCGATCCCGCGGGACACGCTCGTGGACATCCCCGCGTGCGCGCGGTCCGATGGCACGACCTCCGAGGCGCAGGACGGTCAGTTCAACGCCGCCTTCTCGATCGGCTCGGAGTCCGGCCAGGTTTCGGACGCGGCGGCCTGCGCAATCCGCACGGTCGAGGAGAACACGGGAGTGTTCATCAACGAGTTCGTCGTCATCGACTTCGCTGGCTTCACTCGCATGGTCGATGCACTCGGCGGTGTCCCGATCTGTATCCCGAACGATATGAGCTCGCCGAAGGCCGGGCTCGAGCTGACGGCGGGGCAGCAGACGCTGGACGGCGTGACGGCGCTCGCCTACGCCCGGGCCCGGACCGGCACCGGCGTCGGCGACGGGTCCGACACCAACAGGCTCGGCCGACAGCAGCAGCTGCTCGCCGCGATGGTACGAACGGTGCAGTCCCAGAACCTCCTGACCGACCTGCCGAACCTGCTGCAGTTCCTCAACGCCGCGACGTCGTCCATCACCGCGAGCACGACGCTCGCCTCGATCCCCAACCTGACCGGCCTCGCGTTCAGTCTGCGCGGGACCGCGTCGAGCAACATCACGTTCATGACCATCCCGTTCGCGGCCGCGCCGTCCGACCCGAACCGCGTGGTGATGACGGACGAGGCGGATGCGATCTGGGCCGCGCTAGCGGCCGACCAGCCGATCACCCCGGCGGCTGAACCGGTCGCGCCGGTGGATCCGGCCGCCACGCCCGACCCCTCCGCGGACGCTTCCGTCGAGCAGGAGACCCCTGTGCCTGGCAAGGACGCAATTACCGCCGAAACCGTCACGGCAGTCTGCGGCTGA
- the rfbB gene encoding dTDP-glucose 4,6-dehydratase — protein sequence MRLLVTGGAGFIGSNFVHHTIRDRADVQVTVLDALTYAGDEASLAPVAGRITFVQGDITDAPLVDRLVADADVVVHFAAESHNDNSLENPWPFVQTNVIGTYTLLEAVRRHGTRYHHISTDEVYGDLELDDPDRFTPETPYNPSSPYSSTKAASDLLVRAWVRSFGVQATISNCSNNYGPYQHVEKFIPRQITNVIDGVRPKLYGTGENVRDWIHVEDHNSAVWAIIDKGRIGETYLIGADGEQNNKDVIELILELTGQPRDAYDRVNDRPGHDMRYAIDSSKLRTELGWAPQFSSFQDGLAATVAWYRENEAWWRPQKDATEAKYVTLGR from the coding sequence ATGCGTCTGCTCGTCACCGGCGGAGCCGGCTTCATCGGCTCGAACTTCGTCCACCACACGATCCGCGACCGCGCCGACGTCCAGGTCACGGTGCTCGACGCCCTGACCTACGCCGGCGACGAGGCCTCCCTCGCGCCGGTCGCCGGGCGGATCACGTTCGTCCAGGGTGACATCACCGACGCCCCGCTCGTGGACCGCCTCGTAGCCGACGCCGACGTCGTCGTGCACTTCGCGGCCGAGTCGCACAACGACAACTCGCTCGAGAACCCGTGGCCGTTCGTGCAGACGAACGTCATCGGCACGTACACGCTGCTCGAGGCCGTCCGGCGCCACGGCACGCGGTACCACCACATCTCGACCGACGAGGTCTACGGCGACCTCGAGCTCGACGACCCGGACCGCTTCACCCCCGAGACGCCGTACAACCCGTCGAGCCCGTACTCCTCGACCAAGGCCGCCAGCGACCTGCTGGTGCGCGCGTGGGTGCGCTCCTTCGGCGTCCAGGCCACGATCTCGAACTGCTCGAACAACTACGGCCCCTACCAGCACGTCGAGAAGTTCATCCCGCGCCAGATCACGAACGTGATCGACGGGGTGCGCCCCAAGCTCTACGGCACGGGCGAGAACGTCCGCGACTGGATCCACGTCGAGGACCACAACTCCGCAGTGTGGGCGATCATCGACAAGGGCCGGATCGGCGAGACCTACCTCATCGGGGCCGACGGCGAGCAGAACAACAAGGACGTCATCGAGCTGATCCTCGAGCTCACCGGGCAGCCCCGGGACGCCTACGACCGCGTCAACGACCGGCCCGGCCACGACATGCGGTACGCGATCGACTCGAGCAAGCTGCGCACCGAGCTCGGGTGGGCGCCGCAGTTCTCGAGCTTCCAGGACGGCCTCGCCGCCACCGTCGCCTGGTACCGCGAGAACGAGGCCTGGTGGCGCCCGCAGAAGGACGCCACCGAGGCGAAATACGTCACGCTGGGGCGCTGA
- a CDS encoding ABC transporter permease: MSVAADVSTKPSKQARRPTRASRAQTRLEYRAARQLLKNLVRRDLKIQHRGTILGALWSLITPLLQVAVYTFVFTVIMPSSPVADAGDTPFAVYLFVGLVMWNLLQNGVLAGTGSVLGSGYLLQKVYFRREILPLTSVLSAGVTFLWEMAVAIIVVTIFVGPPGWQIVFLPLLVLITATLAFGIAALLSAAAVFFRDVQHFIGIAIQMWFWATPVIYSLTIIEDRPSLLKIIQLNPMAGILVSLRNILIMHTMPDWKLLGYAAVVSVFFLVVGLAVFRRNERMFAEMI, from the coding sequence ATGTCAGTAGCAGCAGACGTCTCCACCAAACCGTCGAAACAGGCTCGACGGCCGACGCGTGCGAGCCGGGCGCAGACCCGGCTGGAATACCGTGCGGCACGCCAGCTCCTCAAGAACCTCGTTCGGCGCGATCTGAAGATTCAGCATCGGGGCACAATCCTGGGCGCCCTCTGGTCACTCATCACGCCGCTCTTGCAGGTCGCCGTCTACACCTTCGTATTCACCGTCATCATGCCTTCCTCGCCGGTCGCCGACGCGGGAGACACACCCTTCGCCGTGTACCTGTTCGTCGGTCTGGTGATGTGGAATCTCCTGCAGAACGGCGTACTCGCCGGCACGGGATCGGTGCTCGGCTCGGGCTATCTCCTCCAGAAGGTCTACTTCCGACGCGAGATCCTTCCGTTGACGAGCGTCCTGTCGGCCGGAGTGACCTTCCTCTGGGAGATGGCAGTGGCGATCATCGTCGTCACGATCTTCGTCGGGCCCCCCGGATGGCAGATCGTCTTCCTCCCGCTGCTGGTGCTCATCACCGCCACGCTGGCCTTCGGGATCGCGGCGCTGCTGTCCGCGGCCGCCGTCTTCTTCAGGGACGTGCAGCACTTCATCGGGATTGCGATCCAGATGTGGTTCTGGGCGACGCCCGTCATCTACTCGCTCACCATCATCGAGGACCGACCGAGCTTGTTGAAAATCATCCAACTCAACCCGATGGCAGGCATCCTGGTGTCCCTGCGCAACATCCTGATCATGCACACGATGCCGGACTGGAAGCTGCTGGGGTACGCCGCTGTCGTGTCGGTGTTCTTCCTGGTGGTTGGGCTTGCGGTCTTCCGACGGAACGAACGCATGTTTGCGGAGATGATCTAG